In Asanoa sp. WMMD1127, one genomic interval encodes:
- a CDS encoding geranylgeranyl reductase family protein produces MAASRENDADVIVVGAGPGGSTTAYHLARHGVRVLVLEKSQFPREKVCGDGLTPRAVKQLIKLGLTADGSFEEQGWLPNKGLRVIGGGVRLELDWPDLASYPNYGLVRTRLDFDDLLARQAVKAGADLRTGVTVTGPVRADTGRVLGVTAEVEGEPREFRAPLVISADGVSGRFPLAMGLAKREDRPIGVAVRRYYQSPAKHADDYLESWLELRSKEGGDRLLPGYGWIFGMGDGRVNVGLGVLNSSAAFGKTNYRRMLTEWLGATPPEWGMNDEANADGPILGAALPMGFNRVPHYTRGVLLVGDSGGMVNPFNGEGIAYAMESGELAAEVVAQALARTGADRERALMAYPAELKARYGGYYRLGNIFVKLIGNPQIMRIATKHGMPHPTLMRFVLKLLANLTDPRGGDAMDRVINAMTRVVPAV; encoded by the coding sequence GTGGCCGCCAGCAGGGAGAACGACGCCGACGTCATCGTCGTCGGCGCTGGCCCGGGTGGCTCGACGACCGCCTACCACCTGGCCCGCCACGGCGTACGCGTGCTGGTCCTCGAGAAGTCGCAGTTCCCGCGCGAGAAGGTCTGCGGCGACGGGCTGACCCCGCGGGCGGTCAAGCAGCTCATCAAGCTGGGCCTGACCGCCGACGGCTCGTTCGAGGAGCAGGGCTGGCTGCCCAACAAGGGCCTGCGGGTCATCGGCGGCGGCGTCCGGCTCGAGCTGGACTGGCCCGACCTGGCCAGCTACCCCAACTACGGCCTTGTGCGCACCCGCCTCGACTTCGACGACCTGCTCGCCCGCCAGGCCGTCAAGGCCGGCGCCGACCTGCGCACCGGAGTCACCGTCACCGGCCCGGTCCGCGCGGACACCGGCCGGGTCCTGGGTGTCACCGCCGAGGTCGAAGGGGAGCCAAGGGAGTTCCGCGCCCCGCTGGTCATCTCCGCCGACGGGGTCTCCGGCCGCTTCCCGCTCGCGATGGGCCTGGCCAAGCGCGAGGACCGGCCGATCGGCGTGGCCGTCCGCCGCTACTACCAGTCGCCGGCCAAGCACGCCGACGACTATCTCGAGTCCTGGCTCGAGCTGCGCAGCAAGGAGGGCGGCGACCGGCTGCTGCCCGGCTACGGCTGGATCTTCGGCATGGGCGACGGCCGGGTCAACGTCGGCCTCGGCGTGCTCAACTCGTCGGCCGCGTTCGGCAAGACCAACTACCGCCGCATGCTCACCGAGTGGCTCGGCGCGACGCCGCCCGAGTGGGGCATGAACGACGAGGCCAACGCCGACGGGCCGATTCTCGGCGCCGCGCTGCCGATGGGCTTCAACCGCGTCCCGCACTACACCCGCGGCGTGCTGCTGGTCGGCGACTCCGGCGGCATGGTCAACCCCTTCAACGGCGAAGGCATCGCGTACGCGATGGAGTCCGGCGAGCTCGCGGCGGAGGTGGTCGCGCAGGCGCTGGCCCGCACGGGCGCCGACCGCGAGCGCGCGCTGATGGCCTACCCGGCCGAGCTGAAAGCCCGTTACGGCGGCTACTACCGGCTCGGCAACATCTTCGTGAAGCTCATCGGCAATCCGCAGATCATGCGTATCGCCACCAAGCACGGAATGCCGCACCCGACGCTGATGCGGTTCGTTCTCAAACTGCTGGCCAACCTGACGGATCCGCGCGGTGGCGACGCGATGGACCGGGTCATCAACGCGATGACCAGGGTTGTGCCGGCGGTATGA
- a CDS encoding demethylmenaquinone methyltransferase — MTRANLDKQPHEVAEMFDGVAERYDLTNTVLSFGQDRGWRRATRAALDLKPGDKVLDVGAGTGVSTEELARSGAYAVGADLSVGMLRAGRHTRPTVPLLAGDALALPFPDATFDAVTISFALRNVVDTRAALRELARVTRPGGRLVVCEFSHPTNFTFRTVYLSYLMRSLPAVARRVSSNPDAYVYLAESIQLWPNQRDLAARIQQAGWGAVAWRNLSAGIVALHRATRL, encoded by the coding sequence GTGACGCGCGCGAACCTGGACAAGCAGCCGCACGAAGTCGCCGAGATGTTCGACGGCGTGGCCGAGCGGTACGACCTGACCAACACCGTCCTCTCGTTCGGGCAGGATCGCGGCTGGCGCCGGGCCACCCGGGCGGCGCTCGACCTGAAGCCTGGCGACAAGGTGCTCGACGTCGGCGCCGGCACCGGAGTGTCCACCGAGGAACTGGCCCGGTCTGGGGCCTACGCGGTCGGCGCCGACCTGTCCGTCGGGATGCTCCGCGCCGGCCGGCACACCCGCCCGACCGTCCCGCTGCTGGCCGGCGACGCGTTGGCGCTCCCGTTTCCCGACGCCACCTTCGACGCGGTGACGATCTCGTTCGCCTTGCGCAACGTGGTCGACACCCGGGCCGCGTTGCGCGAGTTGGCTCGGGTGACCAGGCCCGGCGGGCGCCTGGTGGTCTGTGAGTTCAGCCACCCGACCAACTTCACCTTCCGCACCGTTTACCTTTCGTATCTGATGCGGTCACTGCCAGCAGTGGCCCGGCGGGTCTCGAGCAACCCGGACGCCTACGTCTACCTCGCCGAGTCGATCCAGCTGTGGCCCAACCAGCGCGATCTCGCGGCCCGCATCCAGCAGGCCGGATGGGGTGCTGTGGCCTGGCGAAACCTGTCTGCCGGAATCGTGGCGCTGCACCGCGCCACCCGGCTGTGA
- a CDS encoding LPXTG cell wall anchor domain-containing protein: MKLRNRALLRAGVAAAAAVAASTAFAAPALADDTADLGIKLEGTTIAANAQGKFAAVSLSNAGPSDARGILVTIDVSKLDTTKVELVGGACGEPENGKILCGLVSDTITAGAEYDWDFPLVKKDGATGKAGTVTVTIEHDGTDENSKNNSATADVVVSEDSGADLRVWSPDVYGFDPETKGYTEEPVAPGGESRVYAEVLNLGDMTAKGLAFKVSLPQHVTFTEPEPECDFSADKRVATCDYTDFTLKPFAPEDEFNSRFYWAIKVDENAPAPATLHGSVTVAAIDEVEVENPPTVRSPKAADLPENFKDIDKTDNTDEFGVFVAEPGGSGGGLPVTGPAAGILGGVGGAVVIAGALLFFLARRRRIVTVTPDA; encoded by the coding sequence ATGAAGCTTCGCAACCGCGCCCTGCTTCGCGCGGGCGTGGCCGCGGCAGCGGCTGTCGCGGCGTCCACCGCGTTCGCCGCGCCCGCTTTGGCTGACGACACCGCCGACCTCGGCATCAAGCTCGAGGGCACCACGATCGCGGCCAACGCCCAGGGCAAGTTCGCCGCGGTGTCGCTGTCGAACGCCGGCCCGAGCGACGCCCGCGGCATCCTCGTCACGATCGACGTGAGCAAGCTCGACACCACCAAGGTCGAGTTGGTCGGCGGCGCCTGCGGCGAGCCCGAGAACGGCAAGATCCTGTGTGGCCTGGTCTCCGACACCATCACCGCCGGTGCCGAGTACGACTGGGACTTCCCGCTGGTGAAGAAGGACGGCGCGACCGGCAAGGCCGGCACCGTCACGGTGACGATCGAGCACGACGGCACCGACGAGAACAGCAAGAACAACAGCGCCACGGCCGACGTCGTGGTCAGCGAGGACAGCGGCGCCGACCTGCGCGTCTGGTCGCCCGACGTCTACGGCTTCGACCCCGAGACCAAGGGTTACACCGAGGAGCCCGTCGCGCCCGGTGGCGAGTCCCGGGTCTATGCCGAGGTGCTCAACCTCGGCGACATGACCGCGAAGGGCCTGGCCTTCAAGGTTTCGCTGCCGCAGCACGTCACGTTCACCGAGCCGGAGCCGGAGTGCGACTTCAGCGCCGACAAGCGCGTCGCGACCTGCGACTACACCGACTTCACGCTGAAGCCGTTCGCGCCGGAGGACGAGTTCAACTCGCGGTTCTACTGGGCGATCAAGGTTGACGAGAACGCGCCGGCCCCGGCCACTCTGCACGGCTCGGTGACCGTCGCGGCGATCGACGAGGTCGAGGTCGAGAACCCGCCGACCGTCCGCTCGCCCAAGGCGGCCGACCTGCCGGAGAACTTCAAGGACATCGACAAGACCGACAACACCGACGAGTTCGGCGTCTTCGTCGCCGAGCCGGGTGGCAGCGGCGGCGGCCTGCCGGTGACCGGCCCCGCGGCCGGCATCCTCGGCGGCGTCGGCGGCGCGGTCGTCATCGCCGGCGCGCTGCTGTTCTTCCTCGCGCGGCGGCGCCGGATCGTCACGGTGACCCCGGACGCCTGA
- a CDS encoding cell wall anchor protein, which produces MNSRLRAAAIRAGAATVLAVGLVAMAGPAYAADGPDVAVTPISLHLAKGVKEAKAKPFQVELRNFGNAGAKDVSVKLDLSNLTGKVGYVTPDGCTKSGKAAYACPIGDIAAGQDVVIGIPLFNANGRKGTGGYFSITAIVPGDTNEENNSADVDVTVEPKTYDLTVWAQDIYAEVVPDGDEAGEETRTPVPAGGTAPLDSAIFNHGSKRVVGLAYSVKLPAGATIASAPENCFPWEDVNGIICEDDEVVLKPGEVLLPEITVKVADDAAAGVLTDGIIDARALEPGATDPEESDDEARQATQAQRKNLVDADEADNQARFDIFVGAAPTQEPTEPGEPGNPGNPGGGGGGLPVTGPQTALIAGAGAAILAAGVVLLLAMRRRRTFTAE; this is translated from the coding sequence ATGAACTCGCGTTTGCGCGCCGCGGCCATCCGCGCCGGTGCCGCCACCGTTCTCGCGGTCGGCCTCGTCGCAATGGCCGGGCCGGCATATGCCGCCGACGGCCCCGATGTCGCCGTCACCCCCATCAGCCTGCACCTCGCCAAGGGCGTCAAAGAGGCGAAGGCCAAGCCGTTCCAGGTCGAGTTGCGCAACTTCGGCAACGCCGGCGCCAAGGACGTGTCGGTCAAGCTCGACCTGTCCAACCTGACCGGCAAGGTCGGCTATGTCACGCCGGACGGTTGCACGAAGAGCGGCAAGGCCGCGTACGCCTGCCCGATCGGCGACATCGCGGCCGGCCAGGACGTGGTCATCGGTATCCCGCTGTTCAACGCCAACGGCCGGAAGGGCACCGGCGGCTACTTCTCCATCACCGCGATCGTCCCCGGTGACACCAACGAGGAGAACAACTCCGCCGACGTCGACGTGACCGTCGAGCCGAAGACCTACGACCTGACCGTGTGGGCCCAGGACATCTACGCCGAGGTGGTCCCCGACGGCGACGAGGCCGGCGAGGAGACCCGCACCCCGGTCCCGGCCGGTGGCACCGCGCCGCTCGACTCGGCCATCTTCAACCACGGGAGCAAGCGGGTCGTCGGTCTGGCCTATTCGGTGAAGCTCCCCGCCGGCGCCACCATCGCGTCCGCGCCGGAGAACTGCTTCCCGTGGGAAGACGTCAACGGCATCATCTGCGAGGACGACGAGGTCGTGCTCAAGCCGGGCGAGGTCCTGCTGCCCGAGATCACCGTCAAGGTCGCGGACGACGCGGCCGCGGGCGTGCTCACCGACGGCATCATCGACGCCCGGGCGCTCGAGCCGGGCGCGACCGACCCCGAGGAGTCGGACGACGAGGCTCGCCAGGCCACCCAGGCCCAGCGCAAGAACCTGGTCGACGCCGACGAGGCTGACAACCAGGCGCGCTTCGACATCTTCGTCGGCGCGGCCCCGACGCAGGAACCGACCGAGCCGGGCGAGCCCGGCAACCCGGGCAACCCCGGCGGCGGTGGCGGCGGCCTCCCGGTCACCGGCCCGCAGACGGCCCTGATCGCCGGCGCCGGCGCCGCGATCCTCGCGGCGGGCGTGGTCCTGCTCCTGGCGATGCGTCGCCGGCGGACCTTCACGGCCGAGTAA
- the mqnC gene encoding cyclic dehypoxanthinyl futalosine synthase translates to MDMRREIDDVLQRGADGGRITAEEALLLYTEAPFHALGEAADAVRRRRYPDGIVTYLIDRNINYTNVCVTACKFCAFFRAPKHAEAWTHPTEEILRRCGEAVELGATQVMLQGGHHPDYGVDYYEELFSSVKAAYPQLAIHSIGPSEILHMAKVSGVSLDEAISRIKAAGLDSIAGAGAEMLPDRPRRAIAPLKESGARWLEVMEIAHGLGLESTATMMMGTGETNAERIEHLRMIRDVQDRTHGFRAFIPWTYQPENNHLKGRTQATTLEYLRLIAVARLFFETVPHLQASWLTTGKDVGQLALHMGVDDLGSIMLEENVISSAGARHRSNLHELIWMIRSAGRIPAQRDTLYRHLRVHRTPADDPTDERVVSHFSSIALPGGGAGRELPLVESR, encoded by the coding sequence GTGGACATGCGGCGGGAGATCGACGACGTTCTGCAGCGTGGCGCCGACGGCGGGCGGATCACCGCCGAGGAGGCGTTGCTGCTCTACACCGAGGCGCCGTTTCACGCGCTGGGCGAGGCGGCCGACGCGGTGCGCCGGCGGCGCTACCCGGACGGGATCGTCACCTACCTGATCGACCGCAACATCAACTACACCAACGTCTGCGTGACGGCCTGCAAGTTCTGCGCCTTCTTCCGGGCGCCGAAGCACGCCGAGGCCTGGACCCACCCGACCGAGGAGATCCTGCGCCGGTGCGGCGAGGCGGTCGAGCTCGGCGCGACGCAGGTGATGCTCCAGGGCGGGCACCACCCGGACTACGGCGTCGACTATTACGAAGAGCTGTTCAGCTCGGTCAAGGCCGCCTATCCGCAGCTGGCCATCCACTCGATCGGGCCGTCCGAGATCCTGCACATGGCCAAGGTCTCCGGGGTCTCGCTCGACGAGGCGATCTCGCGGATCAAGGCCGCCGGTCTCGACTCGATCGCCGGCGCCGGGGCGGAGATGCTGCCCGACCGGCCGCGGCGGGCGATCGCGCCCCTCAAGGAGTCCGGCGCCCGCTGGCTCGAGGTCATGGAGATCGCGCACGGTCTCGGCCTCGAGAGCACCGCGACGATGATGATGGGCACCGGCGAGACCAACGCCGAGCGCATCGAGCACCTGCGGATGATCCGCGACGTGCAGGACCGCACCCACGGCTTCCGCGCCTTCATCCCGTGGACCTACCAACCGGAGAACAACCACCTCAAGGGACGTACGCAGGCCACGACGCTCGAATACCTGCGGCTGATCGCGGTGGCCCGGTTGTTCTTCGAGACCGTGCCGCACCTGCAGGCGTCCTGGTTGACCACCGGCAAGGACGTGGGCCAGCTGGCGCTGCACATGGGTGTCGACGACCTCGGCTCGATCATGTTGGAGGAGAACGTCATCTCCTCCGCGGGCGCGCGGCACCGGTCCAACTTGCACGAGCTGATCTGGATGATCCGGTCCGCCGGCCGGATCCCGGCGCAGCGGGACACCCTCTACCGGCATCTGCGGGTGCACCGGACGCCAGCCGACGACCCGACCGACGAGCGGGTGGTCTCCCACTTCTCCTCGATCGCGCTGCCCGGTGGCGGGGCCGGCAGGGAGCTTCCGCTCGTCGAGAGCCGCTGA
- a CDS encoding SNF2-related protein: protein MQVVHAVWTGGRLALWGETAPPEVAGELVTLTLRLPSAGGHRLPADGDVPADAVLAEWPVPARVLDPAAALDLLDSLDADVGWTPGEDLRFVGVVAGYARALARRGRLLPQLVAEEGLPTARWRPVVTGRDATAFRELAAAMPAAVRAADAAPPGEVLRGLLDGFVDAAARQAMPERLLLGHRPGPKAPVADRWMLALTATDPTITVTAAQRPELAALRTALDAWQRAAHQANEPVRVCFRLVEPLPTTDRWDLEFALQSVDDPSLYVPAEVIWAGQRVPGLPPRPDETLLAGLGRAVRLFPPLDEALREAQPTESRLDTAAAFTFLRQAAPLLQAAGYGVQLPAWAGRKSLGLKLTTRAKASPGGKALVGGGVGRDELVDFKVDLLVGDEEISADDLHDLARLKVPLLRVKGRWVELDDRQLTAAIRAVEQHRAGEMTVAEVLGQVAAGGEEDLPLVQVDADGWLGDLLSGDADQRLRPTTTPDAFQGTLRPYQERGLSWLDFLTRLGIGGILADDMGLGKCIGPDSPVFLNGTLVRAEDSWRRFTDGTGTVDDEGGEWRTPSKPLLTNALDSQGQMVAAQVTQLYRQRISEKVRRVTLDDGSHLLVTRRHRLRGVEEWTRDFAVGDLLCVPGRIEWSGDPVDHNLVRLLAWQISEGDESRNGTLRITQKDPAILDDLVETIHAVGEKFQIKMNAPRVFVDRRCHVLRMCSAEYASLLRAQGYAWGRRSAEKRIPDVVMSADEAAVTLFLREFFSAEGSVSSRMRIVEISSASSWLMDQLVTLLRRFGIWMRVTTKMKAAANGARVLRPYRIGVIGGSSLRRFSALVGFSDRVKQAKLEAICVPKVNTNVDGVPGHDLLQAAHTLSRWTAQTLEAYATLDHAALTQLRQRLHRRASQQVFYARVTSVEEVDYEGDVYDFEVAGEHNFVAGGILCHNTAQTLSLLVAERERGAVGPTLLVCPMSLVSNWRKEAEKFAPSLDVYVHHGATRDPARLGHSDLVITTYGTALRDLDALRAVEWGRVVCDEAQAIKNAGTRQSQAVRAIPARTRLALTGTPVENHLAELWSIMDFANPGLLGPAKTFKRRYQEPIEVRQDEDAAAALKRATGPFVLRRLKTDKNIISDLPEKLEMKVWCPLTTEQAALYQAVVDDMLNKIGSSAGIERRGNVLAAMTRLKQVCNHPAHLLRDGSTLAGRSGKLARLQELAEEIVEEGDKGLVFTQYAEFGTLLQPYLAAHLDRPVLWLHGGLSKQRRDELVDRFQNDPEPMILLLSLKAAGTGLNLTAANHVIHVDRWWNPAVEDQATDRAYRIGQARNVQVRKFICTGTIEERVDEMIERKKALAQKVVGTGEEWLTELSTEELRDLFALDPKAVG from the coding sequence TTGCAGGTGGTGCACGCCGTCTGGACCGGGGGTCGGCTGGCGCTGTGGGGCGAGACCGCGCCGCCGGAGGTGGCCGGTGAGCTGGTCACGCTGACCCTGCGGCTGCCGAGCGCCGGCGGTCACCGGCTGCCCGCGGACGGTGACGTGCCCGCCGATGCCGTGCTCGCGGAATGGCCGGTGCCCGCGCGCGTGCTCGACCCGGCCGCCGCCCTCGACCTGCTCGACTCCCTCGACGCGGACGTCGGCTGGACGCCCGGGGAAGATCTGCGTTTCGTCGGCGTCGTGGCCGGGTATGCGCGCGCGCTGGCGCGTCGCGGGCGGCTACTCCCCCAGCTGGTCGCCGAGGAAGGCCTCCCCACCGCCCGATGGCGTCCGGTCGTCACCGGCCGCGACGCGACAGCCTTCCGCGAGCTGGCGGCGGCCATGCCGGCGGCGGTACGCGCGGCCGACGCGGCCCCACCCGGCGAGGTCCTGCGCGGCCTGCTCGACGGTTTCGTCGATGCCGCGGCGCGGCAGGCGATGCCGGAGCGGCTCCTGCTCGGCCACCGCCCGGGCCCGAAGGCGCCGGTCGCCGACCGCTGGATGCTGGCCCTGACGGCGACCGACCCGACGATCACCGTCACCGCCGCGCAACGACCGGAGCTGGCCGCGCTGCGCACCGCGCTCGACGCCTGGCAGCGGGCCGCCCACCAGGCCAACGAGCCGGTCCGCGTGTGCTTCCGGTTGGTCGAGCCGCTGCCGACCACCGACCGCTGGGACCTCGAGTTCGCGCTGCAGTCGGTCGACGACCCGTCGTTGTACGTACCCGCCGAGGTGATCTGGGCCGGCCAGCGCGTTCCCGGCCTGCCGCCGCGGCCCGACGAGACCCTCCTGGCCGGGCTGGGCCGGGCGGTGCGGTTGTTCCCGCCGCTCGACGAGGCGCTGCGCGAGGCCCAGCCGACGGAGAGCCGCCTGGACACGGCGGCGGCGTTCACCTTCCTCCGCCAGGCCGCGCCGCTGCTGCAGGCCGCGGGCTACGGGGTGCAGCTGCCCGCCTGGGCCGGTCGCAAGAGCCTGGGCCTGAAGCTGACCACCCGGGCCAAGGCCTCGCCTGGCGGCAAGGCGCTCGTAGGCGGCGGCGTCGGCCGGGACGAGCTGGTGGACTTCAAGGTGGACCTCCTGGTCGGCGACGAGGAGATCAGCGCCGACGACCTGCACGACCTGGCCCGGCTGAAGGTGCCGCTGCTGCGGGTCAAGGGCCGCTGGGTGGAGCTCGACGACCGCCAGCTGACGGCGGCGATCCGGGCGGTGGAGCAACATCGCGCGGGCGAGATGACGGTGGCGGAGGTGCTCGGCCAGGTCGCGGCGGGCGGCGAGGAGGACCTGCCGCTGGTCCAGGTCGACGCGGACGGCTGGCTGGGCGACCTCCTCTCCGGCGACGCGGACCAACGCCTGCGCCCGACCACGACCCCGGATGCCTTCCAGGGCACTCTGCGCCCGTACCAGGAGCGCGGCCTGTCCTGGCTGGACTTCCTCACCCGCCTGGGCATCGGCGGCATCCTCGCGGACGACATGGGGCTTGGTAAGTGCATCGGTCCCGACTCGCCGGTCTTCCTCAACGGAACGTTGGTAAGGGCCGAAGACTCCTGGCGGCGGTTCACGGACGGCACCGGCACGGTTGACGACGAAGGCGGCGAATGGCGAACGCCGAGCAAGCCGCTGCTGACCAACGCCCTCGACTCGCAAGGGCAGATGGTGGCCGCGCAGGTTACCCAGCTCTATCGCCAACGGATCTCCGAGAAGGTCCGGCGGGTAACCCTTGACGACGGCAGCCACTTGTTGGTTACCCGTCGGCACCGACTGCGCGGCGTTGAGGAGTGGACCCGCGACTTCGCCGTGGGCGACCTACTCTGCGTGCCAGGGCGCATCGAATGGTCAGGCGATCCAGTCGACCACAACCTCGTGCGGCTTCTTGCCTGGCAGATCAGCGAAGGCGACGAGTCACGCAACGGAACGCTGCGGATCACACAGAAGGATCCGGCGATCCTGGATGACCTCGTCGAGACCATCCATGCGGTCGGTGAGAAGTTCCAGATCAAAATGAACGCTCCGCGCGTGTTCGTCGATCGACGCTGTCATGTCCTGCGAATGTGCAGCGCCGAATACGCCTCGCTGCTTCGCGCCCAGGGCTACGCGTGGGGCCGTCGCTCGGCGGAGAAACGCATACCGGACGTGGTGATGTCGGCGGACGAGGCCGCCGTGACGCTGTTTCTTCGCGAGTTCTTCAGCGCCGAGGGGTCCGTGAGCTCGCGCATGCGCATTGTGGAGATCTCGTCGGCGTCGAGTTGGCTGATGGACCAGCTCGTGACACTGCTCCGGCGCTTCGGGATCTGGATGCGCGTTACGACCAAGATGAAGGCCGCCGCGAACGGTGCTCGTGTGCTTCGTCCGTACCGGATCGGCGTGATCGGTGGCAGCAGCCTTCGTCGCTTCAGCGCCCTCGTCGGCTTCAGCGACAGGGTGAAGCAGGCGAAACTGGAGGCAATCTGTGTGCCTAAGGTCAACACGAACGTTGATGGCGTGCCAGGGCATGATCTCCTCCAGGCGGCCCACACGTTGAGCAGGTGGACCGCGCAGACGTTGGAGGCATACGCGACGCTCGACCACGCCGCGCTGACTCAGCTGCGACAACGTCTTCACCGGCGAGCCAGCCAGCAGGTTTTCTATGCCCGGGTGACCAGCGTCGAGGAGGTCGACTACGAGGGCGACGTCTACGACTTCGAGGTAGCTGGTGAGCACAACTTCGTGGCCGGCGGGATTCTCTGCCACAACACAGCCCAGACGCTGTCGTTGCTGGTGGCCGAGCGGGAGCGGGGGGCGGTCGGGCCGACCTTGTTGGTGTGTCCCATGTCGTTGGTGAGCAACTGGCGCAAGGAGGCCGAGAAGTTCGCGCCCTCGCTCGACGTCTACGTGCACCACGGCGCGACGCGGGATCCAGCGCGGCTCGGACACAGCGATCTGGTGATCACCACGTACGGCACCGCGTTGCGGGATCTCGATGCCCTGCGGGCCGTCGAGTGGGGGCGGGTCGTGTGTGACGAGGCGCAGGCCATCAAGAACGCCGGGACGCGGCAGTCGCAGGCCGTGCGGGCGATTCCGGCGCGGACCCGGCTCGCGCTGACCGGCACGCCCGTCGAGAACCACCTCGCCGAGCTCTGGTCCATCATGGACTTTGCCAACCCCGGGCTGCTCGGGCCGGCCAAGACGTTCAAGCGGCGCTACCAGGAGCCGATCGAGGTGCGGCAGGACGAGGACGCCGCGGCCGCGTTGAAGCGGGCCACCGGGCCGTTCGTGCTGCGGCGACTCAAGACCGACAAGAACATCATCTCGGACCTGCCGGAGAAGCTCGAGATGAAGGTCTGGTGCCCGCTGACGACCGAGCAGGCGGCGCTCTACCAGGCCGTCGTCGACGACATGCTCAACAAGATCGGGTCCAGCGCGGGCATCGAGCGGCGGGGCAACGTGCTGGCCGCGATGACCCGGCTGAAGCAGGTTTGCAACCACCCGGCGCACCTGCTGCGCGACGGGTCCACACTGGCCGGTCGCTCCGGCAAGCTGGCCCGGTTGCAGGAGCTCGCCGAGGAGATCGTCGAAGAGGGCGACAAGGGCCTGGTTTTCACGCAGTACGCCGAGTTCGGCACGCTGCTGCAACCGTATCTGGCCGCGCACCTCGACCGGCCGGTGCTATGGCTCCATGGTGGACTGTCGAAGCAGCGCCGGGACGAGCTGGTCGACCGGTTCCAGAACGACCCCGAGCCGATGATCTTACTGCTCTCGCTCAAGGCGGCCGGCACGGGTCTCAACCTGACCGCGGCCAACCACGTCATCCACGTCGACCGGTGGTGGAACCCGGCCGTCGAGGACCAGGCGACCGACCGCGCGTACCGGATCGGGCAGGCGCGCAACGTGCAGGTCCGGAAGTTCATCTGCACCGGCACCATCGAGGAGCGGGTCGACGAGATGATCGAGCGCAAGAAGGCGTTGGCGCAGAAGGTCGTCGGCACCGGCGAGGAGTGGCTGACCGAGCTGTCGACCGAGGAGCTGCGCGACCTGTTCGCGCTCGACCCCAAGGCGGTGGGCTGA
- a CDS encoding SWIM zinc finger family protein, protein MPVGPDGWFDGGKAIKVEGGIKARSRRGRIGEEWWSRRFIDILESICDKGRLDRGRRYARAGQVLNLDLEPGRVAARVQGSRTEPYAVEVTIPVFDETDWARVEQALAHQAVFRAKLLAGEMPIQIVAVFDDLGLPLFPAELDMKCTCPDWGFPCKHLSAVLYLLAEAFDDDPFLVLAWRGRARDDLLGALRGPAVEATPADPLDVPDRPLAVDDFYRPGRSLARLKELTGGPAAPPELLLRVLDPPPVKVRHIPLVDLLRPAYRALAETDDQPS, encoded by the coding sequence ATGCCGGTGGGTCCGGACGGCTGGTTCGACGGCGGCAAGGCGATCAAGGTCGAGGGCGGCATCAAGGCCCGCTCGCGCCGCGGCCGGATCGGCGAGGAGTGGTGGTCCCGGCGGTTCATCGACATCCTCGAGAGCATCTGCGACAAGGGCCGGCTCGACCGGGGCCGGCGGTACGCGCGCGCTGGCCAGGTGCTCAACCTGGACCTCGAGCCGGGCCGGGTGGCGGCCCGCGTCCAGGGTTCGCGGACGGAGCCGTACGCGGTCGAGGTGACGATCCCCGTCTTCGACGAGACCGACTGGGCCCGGGTCGAACAGGCCTTGGCTCACCAGGCGGTGTTCCGGGCGAAGCTGCTGGCCGGCGAGATGCCGATCCAGATCGTTGCGGTCTTCGATGACCTCGGGCTCCCACTGTTCCCGGCCGAGCTCGACATGAAGTGCACCTGCCCCGACTGGGGGTTCCCGTGCAAACACCTGTCCGCGGTGCTCTACCTGCTGGCCGAGGCGTTCGACGACGACCCGTTCCTGGTGCTGGCCTGGCGTGGGCGGGCCCGCGACGACCTGCTCGGCGCGCTGCGCGGCCCAGCCGTCGAAGCGACGCCCGCCGATCCGCTCGACGTGCCCGACCGACCGCTCGCCGTCGACGACTTCTATCGCCCCGGGCGGTCGCTGGCCCGGCTCAAGGAGCTGACCGGCGGGCCGGCCGCGCCGCCGGAGCTGCTGCTGCGGGTGCTCGACCCACCGCCGGTCAAGGTGCGACACATCCCGCTGGTCGACCTCCTGCGGCCGGCCTACCGGGCGCTGGCGGAGACCGACGATCAGCCGTCGTAG